One window from the genome of Acidihalobacter ferrooxydans encodes:
- the hprK gene encoding HPr(Ser) kinase/phosphatase: MKPPSLTVQTLADALSETLQLAWIAGQRGATHDLSCADSPTGGASLVNHLNLINPCAIQIIGPLELSHLTALAQTDRAESIQRLFTHALTVILSDGVVAPPALRDAADRHAVALFGTPLDGEKILVHLRRFLSEALAERATVHGVCLEVLGIGVLLTGASNVGKSELALELVTRGHRLIADDAPEFARITPDTLQARCPAVLQDLLEVRGLGLLNVRAMYGDNAVKQTKNLRLVIELRHTAPTPTDLVRLHGTYDECTILGITVPVIVIHVAPSRNVAVLVEAAVRKHLLHETGYDAADDLARRQLKLIEAQHP; the protein is encoded by the coding sequence ATGAAGCCTCCCTCGTTGACTGTGCAGACGCTGGCCGATGCGCTGAGCGAAACCCTGCAACTCGCATGGATTGCGGGCCAGCGTGGTGCAACGCACGATTTGAGCTGCGCTGATTCCCCGACGGGCGGCGCCAGCCTGGTCAATCACCTCAACCTGATCAATCCCTGCGCAATCCAGATCATCGGCCCGCTCGAACTGAGCCATCTCACCGCGCTCGCGCAAACCGACCGGGCCGAATCGATCCAGCGTCTGTTTACGCACGCACTCACCGTCATCCTCAGCGACGGCGTCGTAGCGCCGCCGGCACTGCGTGACGCGGCCGACCGGCATGCCGTGGCGCTGTTCGGCACGCCGCTTGACGGCGAAAAAATTCTCGTTCACCTGCGCCGCTTTCTCAGTGAGGCGCTCGCCGAGCGTGCCACGGTACACGGCGTTTGCCTGGAAGTACTCGGCATCGGCGTCCTCCTGACCGGCGCCAGCAACGTCGGCAAAAGCGAGCTGGCACTCGAATTGGTCACCCGCGGCCATCGCCTGATCGCCGACGACGCACCGGAATTCGCCCGCATCACCCCCGACACACTGCAAGCCCGCTGCCCCGCCGTGTTGCAGGACCTGCTGGAAGTGCGCGGTCTCGGCCTGCTCAACGTGCGCGCCATGTACGGCGACAACGCGGTCAAGCAAACGAAAAACCTGCGTCTGGTCATCGAACTGCGGCACACTGCGCCCACGCCCACCGACCTCGTTCGCCTGCACGGCACCTACGACGAATGCACGATCCTCGGCATTACCGTGCCGGTCATCGTGATCCACGTCGCCCCGAGCCGCAACGTCGCCGTGCTGGTCGAAGCCGCCGTGCGCAAACATCTGCTGCATGAGACCGGCTACGATGCCGCAGACGATCTGGCCCGGCGCCAACTCAAACTGATCGAGGCACAACACCCATGA
- a CDS encoding RNA polymerase factor sigma-54, which produces MIKPSIQLRMGQQLAMTPQLQQAIRLLQYSTLELQTHIQEILESNPLLDSDDEDEDGYSATDDREEHETSGEDTLPDDLPVDSAWEDIYETSGLSSPGGSRPEGDDRDPYETQSEAGESLADHLLWQIHLTTMSEQDRLIAINLIDAIDEDGYLLEELSTIEHSLAQELGIENTPDIEDIEAVLHLIQRLDPPGCGARNLSECLRAQLIELPADTPGLQFAHTLTDEHNLALLASHDLKALMRRLDFDEATLQSAIALIQTLNPRPGAQISDRRPEYIVPDVMVRKQGARWRVELNTEAIPRLRVNPTYAAMVKRSDNSADNTYIKNQLQEARWFIKSLHSRNETLLRVASAIVEQQRGFLEYGDEAMKPLVLRDIAEQVEMHESTISRVTTQKYMHTPRGIFEFKHFFSSHVGTDDGGECSAVAIRAMIRKLIEAEPGDKPLSDSKIASLLGEKGIKVARRTVAKYRESMNIQSSSERKRLSSA; this is translated from the coding sequence ATGATCAAACCTTCAATCCAACTCCGGATGGGGCAGCAACTGGCCATGACGCCCCAGCTGCAACAGGCCATTCGCCTGCTGCAGTATTCGACGCTCGAATTGCAGACGCACATCCAGGAAATACTCGAATCCAATCCGCTGCTCGACAGCGATGATGAAGACGAGGACGGTTATTCAGCCACCGACGACCGCGAAGAGCACGAGACCAGCGGCGAAGACACCCTGCCCGACGACCTGCCGGTAGACAGTGCCTGGGAAGACATCTACGAAACATCCGGCCTGTCCAGCCCCGGCGGCAGCCGCCCGGAAGGCGACGACCGCGACCCTTACGAAACCCAAAGCGAGGCCGGCGAATCGCTGGCCGACCACCTGCTCTGGCAGATTCATCTCACCACGATGAGCGAGCAGGATCGATTGATCGCGATCAACCTGATCGATGCCATCGACGAAGACGGTTACCTGCTCGAAGAACTCAGCACCATTGAGCACAGCCTAGCGCAGGAACTGGGCATCGAGAACACACCCGACATCGAAGACATCGAAGCGGTGCTCCACCTGATCCAGCGGCTCGACCCTCCGGGCTGCGGAGCGCGCAATCTCTCCGAATGCCTGCGCGCGCAACTCATCGAATTGCCAGCGGACACCCCGGGCCTGCAGTTCGCGCATACGCTCACTGACGAGCACAACCTCGCCCTGCTCGCGAGTCACGACCTCAAGGCGCTGATGCGCCGTCTCGATTTTGACGAAGCCACGCTCCAGAGCGCCATCGCCCTGATTCAGACGCTGAACCCGCGCCCCGGCGCGCAGATCAGCGACCGGCGTCCGGAATACATCGTGCCCGATGTGATGGTGCGCAAGCAGGGCGCGCGCTGGCGCGTCGAGCTCAACACCGAGGCGATCCCGCGCCTGCGCGTGAATCCGACCTACGCGGCCATGGTCAAGCGCTCCGACAACAGCGCCGACAACACCTACATCAAGAACCAGCTCCAGGAAGCGCGCTGGTTCATCAAAAGCCTGCACAGCCGCAACGAAACACTGTTGCGCGTCGCCTCGGCCATCGTCGAGCAGCAGCGCGGCTTTCTCGAATACGGCGACGAAGCGATGAAACCGCTGGTGCTGCGCGACATCGCCGAACAGGTCGAAATGCACGAATCGACCATCTCGCGTGTCACCACGCAGAAATACATGCACACCCCGCGCGGCATCTTCGAGTTCAAGCATTTTTTCTCCAGCCACGTCGGCACCGACGACGGCGGCGAATGCTCTGCCGTCGCCATTCGCGCCATGATCCGCAAGCTGATCGAAGCCGAACCTGGTGACAAACCGCTTTCAGACAGTAAAATCGCCAGCCTTCTGGGGGAGAAAGGCATCAAGGTGGCCCGCCGCACGGTCGCCAAATACCGCGAGAGCATGAACATCCAGTCCTCCAGCGAGCGTAAACGCCTGAGCAGCGCGTAA
- a CDS encoding rhodanese-like domain-containing protein has product MYDLYKPEKPAGLMDFVKAAKSCIKEVTPADLEKMQQEKPDLMLLDVRESAEHQETGHIKHATFVPRGILEAAADPSYPKRLQELVDARERPVVCYCATGGRSAMAAAVLQMMGFKEVYSLAGGFGGWVDAGKPVAREASY; this is encoded by the coding sequence ATGTACGACTTATACAAACCGGAAAAGCCGGCCGGCCTGATGGACTTCGTCAAAGCCGCCAAATCCTGTATCAAGGAAGTGACCCCGGCCGACCTGGAAAAAATGCAGCAGGAAAAACCCGATCTGATGCTTCTTGACGTGCGCGAATCTGCAGAGCATCAGGAAACCGGTCACATCAAACACGCCACCTTCGTGCCGCGCGGCATCCTTGAAGCCGCCGCCGACCCGAGCTATCCAAAGCGTCTGCAGGAACTGGTCGACGCCCGCGAACGCCCGGTCGTCTGCTACTGCGCCACCGGCGGCCGTTCGGCCATGGCCGCAGCCGTACTGCAGATGATGGGCTTCAAGGAAGTCTACAGTCTGGCTGGCGGCTTCGGCGGCTGGGTCGACGCCGGCAAGCCAGTCGCCCGGGAAGCGAGCTACTAA
- a CDS encoding calcium/sodium antiporter produces the protein MLIALLAIAAGFALLIWGPDRFVDGAAALARNLGVPPLLIGLTIVGMGTSAPELLVSGLAAAQGNPALGIGNAIGSNITNIGLVLGVTALITPLHVHSRLLRRELPLLLAAMLFGYVLLADGRLERGEGIALLLGLAAVLAWMVFSARGAGRDEPLQDALELPQTMTTLRAAVVFIIGLVVLLAGSKALVWGAVDIAQRLGVSDLVIGLTIVAIGTSLPELAASVISARRGEADIALGNVVGSNLFNVLGVLGLPGLIAPGVVPHEVLTRDYPVMLAMTLLLLVFAFSLRGGARTINRIEGGVLLALFIGYEIWIYLAP, from the coding sequence ATGCTGATCGCCCTGCTTGCCATCGCCGCCGGTTTCGCCCTGCTGATCTGGGGCCCCGATCGTTTCGTTGACGGCGCCGCCGCGCTGGCCCGCAATCTCGGCGTACCGCCGCTGCTCATCGGCCTGACCATCGTCGGCATGGGCACCTCGGCACCTGAACTGCTGGTCTCCGGGCTGGCCGCCGCGCAAGGCAATCCCGCTCTCGGCATTGGTAATGCGATCGGCTCGAACATCACTAACATCGGCCTGGTGCTCGGCGTCACCGCGCTCATCACGCCGTTGCACGTCCACTCGCGTCTGCTGCGCCGCGAACTGCCGTTGCTGCTCGCGGCCATGCTGTTCGGCTATGTACTGCTCGCCGACGGTCGCCTGGAGCGCGGAGAAGGCATCGCACTGCTGCTCGGCCTCGCTGCGGTGCTGGCGTGGATGGTCTTCTCCGCGCGCGGCGCCGGTCGCGACGAACCGCTCCAGGACGCCCTCGAACTGCCGCAGACAATGACGACGTTGCGCGCCGCCGTCGTGTTCATCATCGGTCTGGTCGTCCTGCTGGCGGGCTCCAAGGCGCTGGTCTGGGGCGCGGTGGACATTGCCCAACGACTCGGCGTCAGCGATCTGGTCATCGGCCTGACCATCGTCGCCATCGGCACCAGCCTGCCCGAACTGGCCGCATCCGTCATCAGCGCGCGGCGCGGCGAAGCCGACATCGCCCTGGGCAATGTGGTCGGCTCCAACCTGTTCAACGTGCTCGGCGTACTCGGTCTGCCGGGCCTCATCGCCCCCGGCGTAGTGCCCCACGAAGTCCTCACCCGCGACTATCCGGTCATGTTGGCCATGACCTTGCTGCTGCTCGTCTTCGCTTTCAGCCTGCGCGGCGGCGCGCGCACTATCAACCGCATCGAGGGCGGCGTCCTGCTCGCATTGTTCATCGGCTACGAAATCTGGATCTATCTCGCCCCCTGA
- the lptA gene encoding lipopolysaccharide transport periplasmic protein LptA: MPIIRYCLASCTAALLFAAPTWAATNTLAASRAPVHISADHFRFDQPKGIGNYSGNVIVTQAKLIIKGAKLTILAPQNGTLKKLTMTGNLAAFQDVTTTGKAVSGQALRMEYDPAKQQIVLLGKARVEQSGNTFRAARIVYDIRHDLVDAGAPGQRIEATFKPASATTGTAHKP; encoded by the coding sequence ATGCCAATCATCCGTTATTGCCTCGCATCCTGCACCGCCGCCCTGCTGTTCGCGGCGCCCACCTGGGCCGCCACGAACACCCTGGCCGCCTCGCGTGCGCCCGTGCACATCAGCGCCGACCATTTCCGCTTCGATCAGCCAAAAGGTATCGGCAACTACAGTGGCAACGTCATCGTGACCCAGGCCAAGCTGATCATCAAAGGTGCCAAACTCACGATTCTCGCCCCGCAGAACGGCACCCTCAAGAAACTCACCATGACCGGCAACCTGGCCGCATTCCAGGACGTGACCACCACCGGCAAAGCGGTATCCGGGCAGGCCCTGCGCATGGAATACGACCCCGCGAAACAGCAAATCGTGCTGCTCGGCAAGGCCCGGGTGGAACAAAGCGGCAACACTTTCCGCGCTGCCCGTATCGTCTATGACATCCGCCACGACCTCGTCGACGCCGGCGCGCCGGGACAGCGTATCGAAGCCACCTTCAAGCCAGCCAGCGCGACCACCGGAACCGCCCATAAACCATGA
- a CDS encoding PTS sugar transporter subunit IIA, with product MQIGELLSLDRVVVDADVASKKRTLELLSGLLSNSSPELSSNDVFDTLLARERLGSTGLGAGVAIPHGRLKGLDKPVAAFARLHTGIDYDAPDKQPVDLLFALLVPEECTDAHLNILAQLARLFRDEETVEQLRACTDSDSLYRTLTEWSARDAA from the coding sequence ATGCAGATCGGCGAGCTACTGAGCCTGGACCGCGTCGTCGTCGACGCCGATGTCGCCAGCAAAAAACGCACCCTGGAATTGCTCAGCGGCCTGCTGAGCAATTCCAGCCCGGAGCTCTCGTCCAACGACGTGTTCGACACGCTGCTCGCGCGCGAGCGGCTTGGCAGCACCGGCCTCGGCGCCGGTGTCGCCATTCCGCATGGGCGCTTGAAAGGCCTGGACAAACCCGTTGCTGCCTTCGCCAGGCTGCACACCGGCATCGATTACGATGCCCCGGACAAACAGCCCGTTGATCTGCTGTTCGCCCTGCTCGTGCCCGAAGAATGCACCGACGCGCACCTCAACATCCTGGCGCAACTCGCCCGGCTGTTTCGCGACGAAGAAACGGTGGAGCAACTGCGTGCATGCACGGACAGCGACTCACTCTACCGCACGCTGACCGAATGGAGCGCACGCGACGCAGCCTGA
- the lptC gene encoding LPS export ABC transporter periplasmic protein LptC, producing the protein MTAQRLWLGAVILATVAMTAWLYAQLFPPATRSTQPVSGVNYSADGVVLTQMRSSGTPSYRLRAASLSHTIPDDITHLRDIVLTLFPAQGTPVTLITPRADLLAGGQTVVMPGQVVITRPTRSGEMRLTTSAVRVNIHTQTADTQALATLTGPGYRIQGLGLHGNFADHIIELLHDVRSTYQR; encoded by the coding sequence ATGACCGCCCAACGTCTGTGGCTCGGCGCCGTGATTCTTGCCACGGTGGCCATGACCGCATGGCTCTACGCCCAGCTGTTTCCGCCCGCGACCCGCTCGACGCAGCCGGTCAGCGGCGTCAATTACAGCGCCGACGGCGTGGTCCTGACCCAGATGCGCAGCAGCGGTACGCCAAGTTACCGGCTGCGCGCCGCCAGCCTCAGCCACACGATCCCCGACGATATCACCCATCTGCGCGACATCGTGCTGACCCTGTTTCCAGCCCAGGGCACACCGGTCACGCTGATTACACCGCGCGCCGATCTGCTTGCCGGCGGCCAAACCGTCGTGATGCCCGGCCAGGTCGTCATCACGCGTCCGACCAGGAGCGGTGAAATGCGACTGACCACCTCGGCAGTCCGAGTCAACATCCACACCCAAACAGCCGACACCCAGGCCCTCGCCACGCTCACCGGACCGGGCTATCGTATCCAGGGGCTTGGCCTGCACGGCAATTTCGCCGACCATATCATCGAACTGCTGCACGACGTGCGCAGCACCTACCAACGTTGA
- a CDS encoding KpsF/GutQ family sugar-phosphate isomerase translates to MHLDATQLTELARAVIRTEADAVVALADRLDDAFVAACQHLHACRGRIVVLGMGKSGHVGSKIAATLASTGSPAFFVHPGEASHGDLGMIVESDVVLALSNSGETNELLTILPIIRRLGVPLIALTGNPRSSLAREATVHIDVSVEREACPLGLAPTSSTTAALVMGDALAIALLEARGFTAEDFARSHPGGRLGRRLLLHVADIMHRDDAIPAVAPDTPLGEALLEITRKNLGMTAIVDAERRICGVFTDGDLRRTLNGGHGMETRIDAVMTPDCRTIQPGMLAAEAVKIMEDNRITALPVTDADGHLVGALNMQDLLRAGVV, encoded by the coding sequence ATGCATCTCGACGCCACCCAACTGACCGAACTCGCCCGCGCCGTCATCCGTACCGAAGCCGACGCTGTGGTCGCTCTGGCCGACCGGCTCGACGACGCCTTCGTCGCCGCCTGCCAACACCTGCATGCCTGCCGCGGGCGCATCGTGGTGCTCGGCATGGGCAAGTCCGGTCATGTCGGCAGCAAAATCGCCGCCACCCTGGCCAGCACCGGCAGCCCGGCATTTTTCGTCCATCCCGGCGAAGCCAGCCACGGCGATCTCGGCATGATCGTCGAAAGCGATGTGGTGCTGGCGCTGTCCAACTCCGGCGAAACCAACGAACTGCTCACCATTTTGCCGATCATCCGCCGCCTCGGCGTGCCGCTGATCGCGCTGACCGGCAATCCGCGCTCCAGCCTCGCCAGAGAGGCAACGGTGCACATCGACGTCAGCGTCGAACGCGAGGCCTGTCCGCTGGGGCTGGCGCCGACCTCCAGTACGACCGCCGCGCTGGTCATGGGCGACGCGCTCGCCATCGCCCTGCTCGAAGCGCGCGGCTTCACCGCCGAGGACTTCGCGCGCTCCCATCCGGGTGGCCGCCTCGGGCGCCGCCTGCTGCTGCACGTAGCGGACATCATGCACCGCGATGACGCGATTCCGGCTGTCGCACCAGACACGCCGCTGGGCGAGGCGCTGCTCGAAATCACGCGCAAGAATCTCGGCATGACTGCCATCGTCGACGCCGAGCGCCGGATATGCGGCGTGTTCACCGACGGCGATCTGCGCCGCACGCTGAACGGCGGTCACGGCATGGAGACCCGCATCGACGCCGTGATGACGCCCGACTGCCGCACCATCCAGCCCGGCATGCTCGCCGCCGAAGCGGTCAAGATCATGGAGGACAACCGCATCACGGCGCTGCCGGTCACCGACGCCGACGGCCATCTGGTCGGCGCCCTCAACATGCAAGACCTGCTGCGCGCCGGCGTGGTCTGA
- a CDS encoding dihydrolipoyl dehydrogenase family protein — MSKHFDLAVIGSGPGGYRAATLAALRGLHVAIIERADWGGCCLNRGCVPKKTWHHTARLIAASRDFAERGIQGTLSANMNAAWQHQEKVVASVQESYVDYMHRLKIATFAGSARFASEHALDITEPGGATQRIEADSIIIATGGTAHVPAPFTPVPGKVLTSDMLYDHEPPAGKRVAIIGSGVVATEFAFIFAMLGKEVTWLARSTALRKIPFSPQALGSLHNALARYDIALRQGENFERIDTEGEGVRIHLGSGETIDVDWVCLGTGRTPHTAGLDLDAVGIETHENGFIQRNAHLQTSVAHVYAIGDVASPDMTANHAISDATIAVTNIIDGNTREQDSRWVPVVVYSAIELARLGLDEDAAEDAGFEPAVGFAAFETSPRAMGQDDTEGFVRLLGDMDDGRLLGGEIIGAEAGELIHLLSLAPDRETALHWLAHGTYNHPARAEEFANATETLASKWGLSETIFG, encoded by the coding sequence ATGAGCAAGCACTTCGACCTCGCCGTCATCGGCTCCGGCCCCGGTGGCTATCGCGCCGCCACCCTCGCGGCCTTGCGCGGCCTGCACGTCGCCATCATCGAGCGCGCCGACTGGGGCGGCTGCTGCCTCAATCGCGGCTGCGTACCGAAAAAAACCTGGCACCACACGGCCCGCCTCATCGCCGCCAGCCGCGATTTTGCCGAACGCGGCATCCAGGGCACGCTGAGCGCTAACATGAACGCCGCCTGGCAGCATCAGGAAAAAGTGGTCGCCAGCGTGCAGGAAAGCTACGTCGACTACATGCACCGCCTGAAAATCGCCACCTTCGCCGGCAGCGCCCGCTTCGCCAGCGAACACGCACTCGACATCACCGAGCCCGGCGGTGCAACCCAGCGCATCGAGGCCGATTCGATCATCATCGCCACCGGCGGCACCGCCCACGTACCCGCACCGTTCACCCCGGTGCCCGGCAAGGTGCTCACCAGCGACATGCTCTACGATCACGAACCGCCCGCCGGTAAACGCGTCGCCATCATCGGCAGCGGCGTGGTCGCCACCGAATTCGCCTTCATCTTCGCCATGCTCGGCAAAGAGGTCACCTGGCTGGCGCGCTCCACCGCGTTGCGCAAGATACCGTTCAGTCCGCAGGCGCTCGGCAGTCTGCACAACGCTCTCGCACGCTACGATATCGCCCTGCGCCAGGGCGAGAACTTCGAACGCATCGACACCGAAGGCGAAGGCGTGCGCATCCACCTTGGCTCCGGTGAAACCATCGACGTCGACTGGGTCTGCCTAGGCACCGGCCGCACGCCGCACACCGCAGGCCTCGACCTGGACGCCGTCGGTATCGAAACACACGAGAACGGCTTCATCCAGCGCAACGCCCACCTGCAGACCTCAGTGGCGCACGTCTACGCCATCGGCGACGTCGCCAGCCCGGACATGACCGCCAACCACGCCATCTCCGATGCCACCATTGCCGTCACCAACATCATCGACGGCAACACCCGGGAGCAGGACAGCCGCTGGGTCCCCGTGGTGGTCTACAGCGCTATCGAACTGGCCCGCCTCGGCCTGGACGAAGACGCCGCCGAAGACGCTGGCTTTGAACCCGCGGTCGGCTTTGCCGCTTTCGAAACCTCCCCGCGCGCCATGGGCCAGGACGATACCGAAGGCTTCGTGCGCCTGCTCGGCGACATGGACGACGGGCGCCTGCTCGGCGGCGAGATCATCGGTGCCGAGGCCGGCGAACTCATCCACCTGCTCTCGCTCGCACCCGACCGCGAAACCGCGCTTCACTGGCTCGCCCATGGCACGTACAACCACCCCGCGCGCGCCGAAGAATTCGCCAATGCCACCGAAACGCTGGCCAGCAAATGGGGGCTGTCGGAGACCATTTTCGGCTGA
- the rapZ gene encoding RNase adapter RapZ, with protein MRLVIVSGLSGSGKTVALHALEDEGFYCIDNLHLGLLTAFVAQLLTPKLKLYEDAAVGIDARSGVEELRRFSAIVEDIRAQGIDLEVVYLQAEVETLLKRFSETRRKHPLSRKGLPLIEAIHLERTLLSEIAAHADLVIDTTRSNVHQLIAQVRERVGHGPQGALGLQFQSFGFKHGVPTDSDYVFDVRCLPNPHWEPRLRSQTGLDPAVREYLEAHPMVEQMYDDLRRFLENWIPRFEAENRNYLSVSIGCTGGQHRSVYLVQRLGEHFRTERSAALSIRHRELE; from the coding sequence ATGAGACTTGTCATCGTCAGCGGCTTGTCCGGCTCGGGCAAGACCGTCGCCCTCCATGCCCTGGAAGACGAAGGCTTCTACTGCATCGACAACCTGCATCTGGGCTTGCTCACCGCCTTTGTCGCCCAGCTGCTCACCCCGAAACTCAAACTGTACGAAGATGCCGCGGTCGGCATCGACGCACGCAGCGGCGTCGAGGAACTGCGCCGTTTCAGCGCCATCGTCGAGGATATTCGCGCACAGGGCATCGACCTCGAAGTCGTCTACCTGCAAGCCGAAGTCGAGACGCTGCTCAAACGCTTCAGCGAAACGCGCCGCAAGCACCCGCTCTCGCGCAAGGGACTGCCGCTGATCGAAGCCATTCATCTCGAACGCACCCTGCTCAGCGAGATTGCCGCGCACGCCGATCTCGTCATCGACACCACGCGCAGCAACGTCCATCAACTCATCGCGCAAGTGCGCGAGCGCGTCGGGCACGGCCCGCAGGGCGCACTCGGCCTGCAATTCCAGTCCTTCGGCTTCAAACACGGCGTGCCCACCGATTCGGACTACGTCTTCGACGTGCGCTGCCTGCCCAATCCGCATTGGGAGCCGCGCCTGCGCAGCCAGACCGGGCTCGACCCGGCCGTACGCGAATACCTTGAAGCGCATCCGATGGTCGAACAGATGTATGACGACCTGCGCCGCTTTCTGGAAAACTGGATTCCGCGCTTCGAGGCGGAAAACCGCAATTACCTGAGCGTATCGATCGGCTGCACCGGCGGGCAGCATCGTTCCGTCTACCTCGTGCAGCGCCTCGGCGAGCATTTCCGCACCGAGCGCAGTGCGGCGCTGTCGATCCGTCACCGCGAACTCGAATAA
- the hpf gene encoding ribosome hibernation-promoting factor, HPF/YfiA family → MQINLTGHHLELTDALRSYVEEKFRKLERHFDNVIDVHVVLSVEKLRQKAEASLLLGGSRIHAVAETEDMYAAIDSLIDKLDRQVVKHKEKTKDHHKADADKRLA, encoded by the coding sequence ATGCAAATCAACCTGACCGGCCACCACCTCGAACTCACCGACGCCCTGCGCAGCTATGTCGAGGAAAAATTCCGGAAACTTGAGCGTCATTTCGACAACGTGATCGACGTACACGTCGTCCTCAGTGTCGAAAAACTGCGCCAGAAAGCCGAAGCGAGCCTGCTGCTCGGCGGCAGCCGGATTCATGCCGTGGCCGAAACGGAAGACATGTACGCCGCCATCGACAGCCTGATCGACAAGCTCGACCGCCAGGTTGTGAAGCACAAGGAAAAAACCAAGGATCACCACAAGGCAGACGCCGACAAGCGCCTGGCCTGA
- the lptB gene encoding LPS export ABC transporter ATP-binding protein, translating into MSILRGVDLAKRYRKRDVLDGVTLEVASGEVVGLLGPNGAGKTTCFYIMVGLIQADGGSIEFNAQDITRLPMHARARMGIGYLPQEASVFRKLSVADNILAVLQLRKELDAKARQERLETLLEELQIAHIRDNRGYSLSGGERRRVEIARALAADPAFILLDEPFAGVDPISVLDIQRIVRHLSERNIGVLITDHNVRETLGICQRAYILSEGHVLAAGEPEAILKNRKAREVYLGEDFRL; encoded by the coding sequence ATGAGCATCCTGCGTGGAGTCGATCTGGCCAAGCGCTACCGCAAGCGCGACGTTCTTGACGGCGTGACCCTCGAAGTCGCCAGCGGCGAAGTCGTCGGCCTGCTCGGCCCCAACGGCGCAGGCAAAACCACCTGTTTCTATATCATGGTCGGCCTGATCCAGGCCGACGGCGGCAGCATCGAGTTCAACGCGCAGGACATCACGCGCCTGCCCATGCACGCGCGCGCCCGCATGGGCATTGGCTACCTGCCCCAGGAAGCCTCCGTGTTCCGCAAGCTCAGCGTGGCCGACAACATCCTCGCGGTCCTCCAACTGCGCAAGGAACTCGACGCCAAGGCGCGCCAGGAAAGGCTCGAAACCCTGCTCGAGGAACTGCAGATCGCGCACATCCGCGACAACCGCGGCTACAGCCTGTCCGGCGGCGAGCGCCGCCGCGTGGAGATCGCCCGCGCGCTGGCTGCCGACCCGGCGTTCATCCTGCTCGATGAACCGTTCGCCGGCGTCGACCCGATTTCCGTGCTCGACATCCAGCGCATCGTGCGCCACTTGAGCGAACGCAACATCGGCGTGCTGATCACCGACCACAACGTGCGCGAAACCCTCGGCATCTGTCAGCGTGCGTACATCCTCAGCGAAGGACACGTCCTCGCCGCAGGCGAACCCGAAGCGATCCTGAAAAACCGCAAGGCGCGCGAAGTCTATCTGGGCGAGGATTTCCGACTTTGA
- a CDS encoding KdsC family phosphatase, protein MPTLSAAALHERLCAIRMVIFDIDGVLTDGSLYLGDDGQEYKAFNSRDGLGMRMLADSGVQLAILTGRRSRVVERRAADLGIEHVIQGRREKLPAFEELLAATGLAPATVAYMGDDVVDLPVMRRVGLSVAVADAVSTVREHAHLTTALGGGHGAARELCERIMLAQGSLERQLAPYLA, encoded by the coding sequence ATGCCAACCCTTTCCGCCGCCGCCTTGCACGAACGCCTGTGCGCGATTCGCATGGTGATTTTCGATATCGACGGCGTACTCACCGACGGCAGTCTGTACCTCGGCGACGACGGTCAGGAATACAAGGCATTCAATTCCAGAGACGGCCTGGGCATGCGCATGCTCGCCGACAGCGGCGTACAGCTCGCCATCCTCACCGGCCGGCGTTCCAGAGTCGTCGAGCGCCGTGCGGCCGATCTGGGTATCGAACACGTCATCCAGGGCCGGCGCGAGAAGCTGCCCGCGTTCGAGGAACTGCTCGCCGCCACCGGCCTGGCGCCCGCAACGGTCGCCTATATGGGCGACGACGTCGTGGACCTGCCGGTGATGCGCCGTGTCGGCCTGAGCGTGGCCGTGGCCGACGCAGTCTCCACGGTGCGCGAGCACGCCCACCTCACCACCGCACTGGGCGGCGGGCACGGCGCGGCGCGCGAGTTGTGCGAACGCATCATGCTGGCCCAGGGCAGCCTCGAACGCCAACTCGCGCCTTACCTGGCCTGA